From the Juglans microcarpa x Juglans regia isolate MS1-56 chromosome 3D, Jm3101_v1.0, whole genome shotgun sequence genome, the window CTTCGGATTCAACCTATGCAAGTGATCAATGGTTATCCCCTGATCATCTCCCTTCTTCGACATTAGCCGTGATAGCTTCCCGCTTTTCAGTCGAGGGCTACTCTGCAGCACTCCACTCCCTATAACCCTTCCGCTCTTTGTTGGTGGGAAAGCAGCTGCCTTGAGATCAGGGGGCACACTAGCACCAGCGTTCTGTAGCTTCCTGACCTCATCGGCAAGCCTTGCCTCCTCCTCCCCCGCATTCTGTATCTCAATCAACGGCGGCCCTGAAAGCGTCTCAATCACATACTGATTAAACAAAGACTCCTGAATCCTGTCAAAATAGGTGCTGACATGGAAAGAAGAAGCCAGAACTTTGACCATAAGGGTTTTCACCAACCAAACCAAGGTACCCAGCAACAAACACACAAACACCTTTGTCACATACGTAAGCTTATCACTCTTGGTTTCCCTCTCAACCTTCTTATCGAACAAAAAATGCCAAGCTATCAAAACAAGTCCCAACCATAGGCAATTCTGCACGGCATTCCGAACACCGTAAACAAAATAAAGCACCCTTTTACGTAAAACGAAATTTCTTTCTATAAAGAACACTATGATCCTAATACCCCACCCAGACACCAACCTCCCACAGATCAAAACCAAGATAAGAACTTCCCATTTCCACAGCTTGAGCTTCCACAGGTTCTTGTCCCTCAGATAGGGAATAGAAAGAGAGCAAATCAAAGCCGCGATTATCGCAACCAAACtcacaaattccaaaacaatcaGAGCGCTCAGCTTCGCTTTCCTATATTCGCCAGGCAAGTCCTCCTCCCAGAAGGGATCATCTTCGTCTTCGTCCAAAGTCTTCGGAAGTAAACCTGACCGGAGCTGGCCCGACCTGGGAACCCGGCCCGATCGCCTATCCGGCTCGTCCGGTGGCTCCATCAGCCTGGACTTAGTCTTCGCTCTCAACAAGCTTGACTTTCTCTGAGCAGATGAGTTTGATGTACACCTCACCACCTCATCGCCCGAATTCCCCGACCCACTGCCGCGACATTTTTGCGGTGATGATTGTTGCCCTTCGTCGAAAGACCGTTCCTTGTAACGACGTCGCACCGAATCGTTTGCTGTCTCAACCCCAGCATTTGAGGGCTGGAAGGAGACCTTGAGCTCCTTGGACTCTGACACCGGAGGTAGGTTCGGATTCCGTGGGTCGGCACGGAGCTCATCCATTTCCAAATCCACGTCCAGGGACGTATCGCCTGACGCCCTCTGCTTGTGCAGAAACTGTGCAATCAGCTTCGACGGCGGGTCCTCTGCCCCCTGCCCACGTCTCGGGAAATCAAAATCCCCAGCATTCCCATTTTTCACGGTGTTCTCACTAACCACATTGTTTCCAACGTTGTTGCTGTCGCCGTCGTCTGTCCAGAAGTCATAGCTGGACTCCCTCCAAATCTTGTTGTTGCCGTTGTTATTACCGTTGGCCACCACATCTGGACTGATGGAACCTCCCTCGTCGATTTTCACGATGACTTCTCGGCGGTCGGAGCGATCAACGGCCCTCACAAATTGGTGATGATGATCTTCTGATTCGTGGTCGACGAGGATGGGAAGCTTCTCGTGGGCAAACTCGTCAGTGCCTCCTCCAGCAGAGATCTTCTGGAAGTGCGTATAAGAACCATGTGATTTGAACGATTTCTTCCGAGCGAAGTCCATAATCTATTGCTGTAAGAAGAACATACTATGCCctattccctctctctctctctctctctctctatatgtaTGAATCTTTTTAAGTGGGGGACGACGTTAGGAAAGTTGGTGATTTTCCTGGGGTTTGCACGGAAATCTAGTTGACGCGTGTACCCTGTGAGTACAATTAAACaatgtcaaattttgaagagaaaTGCTCGGAGCCCGTTTTGGCTCCCGGTTGATTTTctcgatttctttttttatttgtttttttagtttttttttttttttacttaatcattagaaaatattatttaataacaGTAGCCTGATTTTAAGTAGCTCACTCAATTTTTATGGTTTtctaaattttgagtttttattttttttcactttttttcacatttttaatatatttaatactttaaaaaaattaaaaaaaatctcaacacactaaaaattatttttttaatcactaagttaaaaaaaattatcaaataatcaAATAGAGCGGTACAAATAAAAGGATAAAGTagtattttctatttaatactattgtaaattcttttcttttttaaaaaatatttgaaagtgttaaaaaaataatttaaaaaaaatctttaaaaaatttttttgcataattttttaacacttttaaaatttttaaaacaaatttacaatactattaaaaaatatttttttaatcactaaataaaaataaaaatcgaaaaaaataaaCGGTAGCCCCGCTAGGATTTTTCTATCGAAAGTGAGAGCTAGGTGGCGCAGTGTGCATGGTTTCGGTCGGACACCTTAACAATCATAGGAGCCCTAAGAAGAGAGAACCCTAGATTTTCTACTTAATGACAGAACTGccaccttttttaattttaattaaaatattaatattagatacaaaTCTCCtacaaactttttataaaaaaataaatctcactaataaaaaataatttttttatattttttttaatatgaaatttacttttttacaaagcttatataaaatttatttatttgaaatttgtacaaattattttttattttctagtttagttatacaaaatcaaatcatcttatataatcattacaatttttataaattttcacacaaaatataataaataatttaactttttcaaattttaaaataaaaataatattaaaaatttatattataataatattttatttaaatttcaacaaaacatctcatctcatctgaattttATAACCAAACAAATCCTTAACGTAAATGGGTCTAACAAATAGCAGGGGACTCACTGCTGCTTTCTATGTAGTaaacttttattaataataCTTCATGCCCAATAAAtttattaactaaaataaatatttagttaaaaatCAGTGCAATCCAAAGTACGAATCTATTAAACTTATATCAAAGAATTTAGGACTCAgcttgttttaaataatttgcatAACTGAACTTGTCAATGGAATTATTAGTCAAGAAAATGGTACAAGAATTTACATATTTGACAACGTACGTACCAAGTCATGTTTAAATACAAAAAcgatcttatctcatcttatcacatcattacaatttttttaaattttcacacaaaatataataaaaataataatttcaaaataataataatattaaaaaaaatattttaacaatattttatttaacttttatctaaaatcatctctcatCTCACTGTTCAAGgccaaatattaattattgtggACCCTTTTTGGTTGGTATTTTATTCCCACTAAGCAATCCCTATTGCTCGACTAATTAGCTGTAGCTATGCAacaaaacttttgtttttctattaaaaagaaaCACACACTCACACCAaatcaaatttattaaatagtaaaaattaattaaaatcaaaagataaataaataaaaattaaaaccttgAATATAACTGAGAGTAGGCACTGCCGTTTGTAAAACCTTACATGGTTTTGAATCGGACAGAGACAAAACGGCCGTGTAATGTTGCGTCCATGCTGTTTACTGGCATTACTGCAAACAGCTGGAATGAACGATGGTGTTTTCGGGAACACGCCAGACTTGGTGGAATTGATTGGATTGTGTTTGGTTCCTCTTTGAACTTTAAAGGCTTTAGAGAGATATATCGGACACGTGTCGATACTATAAAGACGGTTGGGTTGGGTTATTTACCTAACTTTTTTGGTTCAAATTTAGCATTATGGGGTTGGACGTGAGCATATGTACAACAGAAAGGAACAATATGAaattggcatatatatatatataaaagaatgaaCACCAAGGCAAGATAGGACAGAAATGGAGGACAAGACAGggaatgttttattaaattttgcttgtaatttttcatccctaattaattaatatattaattgatgGTTCGATGAGCTTAGATCTTATTGGGATAACACGACGTCTACTGTAACTTTAAAGTCAACAAAGGCAGAAAAAGAAGACggatttgtttgtttgtttgataCTTTAATTGTCATCTGCCTGAGAGGGAATTTCACTCTACCAGAAGAGAGAGACAacggaaaaacaaaaagaaaatgacagtATTTTTCTTTGCCAGCTATCTTACTGGATCTTTCGCAAGTTTTAATTAGTACGTGAATTTATACGGACCATGACCGTCAATGCCATGGTTCACTTAAATTGGTATCCAATTAGCAGCAGAATGCTCTTCCTATCCCTTGGCTTACGATGATTGATTGAGTACTTTTTCTCATTCCCTCGAGTATTGccctttttttctaaaaatattaaatagtttaagGATACCCTTGTATCTTTACGACCATTTTTAATTGTAATCATTCTATGTCCTTGATTGTTGATTCCCTTGACTGAATTGACGCCtgattaaatttcaaaaaaaaaaaaaaaaaaggagtgcaGCTCAAGTATCCGGAGTATATGACAACTAATTACTTggtcatatatattaaaaaacaaaaagggaagaaaatgagttggattttaatatttaaatgcatttgcaagataaaaacaaaaagtgcCCAACAATAACTACGAACCATATTGCATCCATACCATACTGACGTAACGAGTGGCTCCGAAAAGCGAGTGTTTACTCGATTAATTTTAGTTGGTGGATGAAATTTTTGTCCCGCCAACTCGTCTTCTGATCTATGCCATGCAGAACAGACGCGTACGTGATCATGGTGCGTCTGTCAACCCAACCCGCGGAGGCCCTGGTCAATTGGGTGAGCTGTGGACTCACATTTCACAATTCAGGTCGAGCAGGCTAAATGATTATTGTGCAGGATTGCACTTGAAAAGGCTAGACTCACCGTCTGTTTGCTTAATTATTGATATTACACCGTCTAAAATCTCCCACTCTACCGATTcgtttgtaaaaataatattggagAAAATTTGGGACCAGATCTTGTTGAAATTGAACCCATGAATATAGATCACACGTCTCTAATGTTATGGGACAGATATCCCATATCGATCACTTTATTTGACCAAAAATTAGGGCAGACCCAAACAGTTCATTCAGTCAAATTCATGGCTGGGGCTACGAATAAAGAACGAaagactcaaaaaaaaaaaaagcatcaaatATTGGACCTACAATGGCAGAAAGTAATCTGGTCAACAATCAAACCTAGCTCacttttctctgtttttctacATCCCTGTCGATTCACGGCCACATTTACGATACGAacccacaaataaataaatatatctatatatgcgCGTGCGCGAGAAACGCCTTTACACACCATTTCACGTACATTCATATGCTACTTGCTCGTGCAATTCAGGAATTGGATAGAGAAAAACTCACCggtatatttaatatttattcttatAACGCCGCAGGAGATCTGTAATCAGATACAACTCTTCACCCAAAGCATCACCCACTCTTACAGGTTAATGAAATAAGGAAACAGATAATAAGGGAATGGCTGGTTAAAAGAAGGGATACAGCTATCATATCAGAAGAgataatttagaataaataaaaatatataaataaataaataaaaattcgaTCAAGTAGACAATATACTGTACATGCTGATGGTAAAGGTGGCAATAAAGTGTCAGCACAATAATTTCTAAAGTCCATGTTAAGCAGCATCATTACCTCTCTTTCACTGCGCATGGCCCCGTCTAAGAACAGACAAGAAGCCTCCAGATGACTTTTCCTTGCGTCGCTC encodes:
- the LOC121255856 gene encoding mechanosensitive ion channel protein 6-like isoform X2, coding for MDFARKKSFKSHGSYTHFQKISAGGGTDEFAHEKLPILVDHESEDHHHQFVRAVDRSDRREVIVKIDEGGSISPDVVANGNNNGNNKIWRESSYDFWTDDGDSNNVGNNVVSENTVKNGNAGDFDFPRRGQGAEDPPSKLIAQFLHKQRASGDTSLDVDLEMDELRADPRNPNLPPVSESKELKVSFQPSNAGVETANDSVRRRYKERSFDEGQQSSPQKCRGSGSGNSGDEVVRCTSNSSAQRKSSLLRAKTKSRLMEPPDEPDRRSGRVPRSGQLRSGLLPKTLDEDEDDPFWEEDLPGEYRKAKLSALIVLEFVSLVAIIAALICSLSIPYLRDKNLWKLKLWKWEVLILVLICGRLVSGWGIRIIVFFIERNFVLRKRVLYFVYGVRNAVQNCLWLGLVLIAWHFLFDKKVERETKSDKLTYVTKVFVCLLLGTLVWLVKTLMVKVLASSFHVSTYFDRIQESLFNQYVIETLSGPPLIEIQNAGEEEARLADEVRKLQNAGASVPPDLKAAAFPPTKSGRVIGSGVLQSSPRLKSGKLSRLMSKKGDDQGITIDHLHRLNPKNVSAWNMKRLMRIVRYGTLTTLDEQLLDATNEDESSTQIRSEVEAKAAAKQIFQNVARHGAKYISLEDLMRFLREDEALKTMSLFEGASETRRISKSSLKNWVVNAFRERRALALTLNDTKTAVNKLHRVVNILVGIVMLVISLLILGIATTKFLVFV
- the LOC121255856 gene encoding mechanosensitive ion channel protein 6-like isoform X1: MDFARKKSFKSHGSYTHFQKISAGGGTDEFAHEKLPILVDHESEDHHHQFVRAVDRSDRREVIVKIDEGGSISPDVVANGNNNGNNKIWRESSYDFWTDDGDSNNVGNNVVSENTVKNGNAGDFDFPRRGQGAEDPPSKLIAQFLHKQRASGDTSLDVDLEMDELRADPRNPNLPPVSESKELKVSFQPSNAGVETANDSVRRRYKERSFDEGQQSSPQKCRGSGSGNSGDEVVRCTSNSSAQRKSSLLRAKTKSRLMEPPDEPDRRSGRVPRSGQLRSGLLPKTLDEDEDDPFWEEDLPGEYRKAKLSALIVLEFVSLVAIIAALICSLSIPYLRDKNLWKLKLWKWEVLILVLICGRLVSGWGIRIIVFFIERNFVLRKRVLYFVYGVRNAVQNCLWLGLVLIAWHFLFDKKVERETKSDKLTYVTKVFVCLLLGTLVWLVKTLMVKVLASSFHVSTYFDRIQESLFNQYVIETLSGPPLIEIQNAGEEEARLADEVRKLQNAGASVPPDLKAAAFPPTKSGRVIGSGVLQSSPRLKSGKLSRLMSKKGDDQGITIDHLHRLNPKNVSAWNMKRLMRIVRYGTLTTLDEQLLDATNEDESSTQIRSEVEAKAAAKQIFQNVARHGAKYISLEDLMRFLREDEALKTMSLFEGASETRRISKSSLKNWVVNAFRERRALALTLNDTKTAVNKLHRVVNILVGIVMLVISLLILGIATTKFLVFVSSQLLLVAFIFGNTCKTIFEAIIFLFVIHPFDVGDRCEIEGVQMVVEEMNILTTVFLRYDNTKIVYPNSVLSTKPINNFYRSPDMGDAVEFCLHISTPADTIAIMRQRIISYIENKKEHWYPAPMFIFKDVEGLNRLKIAVWLTHTMNHQDMGEKWARRSLLVEEMVKVFRELDIQYRLLPLDINVRTMPPVNSTRLPSTWTSEK